From Lytechinus variegatus isolate NC3 chromosome 16, Lvar_3.0, whole genome shotgun sequence, the proteins below share one genomic window:
- the LOC121429776 gene encoding ankyrin repeat domain-containing protein 42-like, with amino-acid sequence MPVGKVMASVHEAVRNGDVLELENMVKRGASINEVDQKDKFTPLHWACHSGALECLHWLLWHGADPTTATPQGWTPAHVAAIRGQDQCIQALTTNGVSMTARDLRGNTPAHLAAAHGNSYTLSSILRAGTDVEGKNLTTWTATHIAAFHGRLGCLQLLVKWGARTDETDGNGNIPAHLAAQEGHLPCLKFLVSSGSSISDTLGARNDNGDTPKTLASQYYKQHCVDYINAVEWERDHPEDQENLAFPAHMSAATGDLGHLRLLIEQGVVNINEKDDKGSTPAHRAAGNGKLECLQWLVEMGANIHVQNNAGETPMDVAHRFAQLACVKLLKGDDSDSDIEVVGGYSDPEERQDRLLQKSTDHGLEGESIVLSPRQKEEARGRAIKRVEELERLLGIAKTNFHQLGGRLDEDREQQRRERESDRMLKELESQLEYERLRREKLESQLDECRAEIQHLNTMLERASNVAYSEEEAKPKKTKKKKKRPVSAGSGGVFVKRTISKPPQNLDLF; translated from the exons atgcCAG tcGGTAAGGTGATGGCAAGTGTTCATGAAGCTGTGAGGAATGGTGATGTCTTAGAGCTTGAGAATATGGTGAAGAGAGGAGCCAGCATCAATGAAGTCGATCAGAAGGACAAGTTCACTCCTCTTCATTGGGCTTGTCATAGTGGAGCACTCGAG TGTCTTCATTGGTTGCTATGGCATGGAGCTGACCCAACGACTGCCACACCCCAGGGCTGGACACCTGCCCATGTAGCGGCTATTAGAGGTCAAGATCAATGCATCCAGGCGCTGACCACTAATGGGGTCAGCATGACTGCTCGCGACCTGCGAGGTAACACCCCAGCTCATCTCGCAGCTGCTCACGGCAATTCGTATACATTAAGCTCCATACTTAGAGCAGGAACG GATGTTGAAGGAAAGAACCTAACCACATGGACAGCTACACACATAGCAGCATTCCATGGACGTCTGGGTTGCCTTCAGTTGCTTGTCAAGTGGGGCGCGAGAACGGATGAAACAGATGGCAATGGAAACATTCCTG CACACCTAGCAGCCCAAGAGGGTCATCTGCCCTGCCTGAAGTTCCTGGTGAGCAGTGGGTCATCCATCAGCGATACACTGGGTGCACGCAACGATAACGGTGACACGCCCAAGACCCTTGCATCTCAATACTACAAACAACACTGTGTGGATTACATCAATGCAGTCG AATGGGAACGAGACCATCCAGAGGACCAAGAAA aTCTAGCGTTCCCTGCTCATATGTCTGCTGCTACTGGTGACCTGGGTCATCTCAGATTACTCATAGAACAGGGAGTGGTCAACATCAATGAAAAAGATGATAAAGGATCAACCCCAGCACACAGAG CGGCTGGTAACGGTAAACTAGAATGTCTCCAGTGGCTTGTAGAGATGGGAGCAAATA TTCATGTTCAGAACAATGCAGGGGAGACTCCTATGGATGTAGCGCATCGATTCGCTCAGTTGGCTTGCGTCAAGCTTCTCAAGGGGGATGATTCAG ATTCTGATATTGAGGTTGTGGGTGGGTATTCTGATCCTGAGGAAAGACAAGACAGGCTCCTTCAGAAGTCTACCGATCACGGCCTAGAAGGAGAGAGTATCGTGCTGTCCCCAAGACAGAAAGAAGAGGCTAGAG GCCGAGCTATTAAGAGGGTTGAAGAGCTTGAAAGACTTCTTGGCATCGCTAAGACTAATTTCCATCAGCTGGGAGGAAGACTAGATGAAGATAGAGAGCAACaaagaagggagagagaaagtgaTAG GATGTTAAAGGAGTTAGAATCCCAGTTGGAGTATGAGAGGCTGAGGAGGGAGAAACTAGAATCTCAGCTGGACGAATGCAGAGCAGAGATACAACATCTGAATACCATGTTAGAAAGAGCTTCAAATGTAGCTTAT AGTGAAGAAGAAGCCAAACcaaagaagacaaagaagaagaagaaacgaCCGGTGTCAGCAGGGAGCGGAGGGGTGTTTGTGAAACGGACCATCTCCAAACCGCCACAAAATCTAGATCTCTTCTGA